The nucleotide sequence CTAAGTGTCCGAAAGCGTCACCAGTTTAAACTTTGTTATCTTGCGGTTtgtcaataaaacttgaaattaacTTCTCACACATtattactgattttttttatttgttctgattttattttgtaaaggcCTCAAAACAGAATGTGTTAGAtttgggaccaataacaaaggCATTTTTTATTCTACTCCCAATCCCATGTAATGTTTAACTTGCAATTCAACATTGTAAGCAGAATGAAAATTCAGTTTAGTttgttgttgaatattttagagaaaaatTATCTGATACCCTTATTTAACTGGATCAGCacccatttgaaaaaaaaaatgatttgttaatgTACCAGGCAATGTCTTTTGCTATGGATGACTTCTTTACTCAAACACAttacaaaaatgattatttcaaatatctTGCAGTCCCCAGTTCCTTCAAGTGAATCATCTACACAAAGCCCTTCACGAAAGAGGCATCTTGAAGAGCCCTGCGCGGGACCATCTAAGAAAAGGAAAAGTATGACCCATAAATATCAGTAAAATTCCTCAAATGTTATTCATACAAAAACTGTGCATGGTTTCAGTATAATTTAttagaaaatttaaacaatgactGCCAGAGATGGTTGCGATAACTATGGAAGTGAACCTGAGACTGGGCGGAGCTAGGTGTGTTCACTAGGTTTCAAACCAATAATGACTGGAACACAAAAACACTCAATGTCAACATGTCAACAGCATCCTGCCAGTGCCATTTAGTATCATTGTATCAAAAGTTAGCCaggtttaataaaaacaagGTTAAATGGTTTAAGTTACAAAACTGGTTTCAAAGATCTTAATATCCTCATATATTCTGtaaacttattaaaatatgcatGCTACTTTCAAAGAGAAAATGAAACCCTTATTAAAAGGAAACTGCTGACCAAATTGAATTAGTGATGATAATAAACTGATATGCAACCTTCTCTTTATTTCCATTTCAGAGCCCCAAGCCCCAGTGCCAAAAGGAAAAGGTGCCAGCCGAGGGAAGGGGAAAGGAAAGGGGAAAGCCCCTGCTGCCTCGGCCAGGCGAAGAAAGAATGATGATGAAGAGTTTGAGGAAGAGCAGGCTCTTTTGAAAAAACAGCAGGAAATTATGAGGGTATGTCATAAATATTCTTGACTAGTGATGTTAAAACTGTTTGAGATAACAACAGTAAGTTGAATCTGGTCAATGTTATTCTATAATGagaaaattcaaaatcaatgtagAGTAATAGTGAAAAAGGTGTCCCCTTTAATTGTACACATGACCTAATTACAGGCTGAGGTTGGTCGACCAAGCGGCACATGGCAGATATTATCTGCCAAGCcatcaattttgaccccagCCTCATGATGCATGTGATGCAGCCAGCCGCACGCCAGCCAGGAGGATACCACCCTCAACCAGGTGATGCTGTTCCAAATTGGTGCATTTGCGGGAGGTGTCGAGAAATGCCCACACAATCTGAAAGGCGGTGCTGCGGAAAGGCCAAGTGCCTTTCTCTTTACCCAGTAAGTGTTTCCTGTCATTGGTTGCAATAGTATTTTTCTCACGATCAAGTCTACTTCATATTTAAATAGCAAATCCAGTAAAAGAATATGGTCTTTTAATGCCTTATTagtcatttttattgtttttgtatttcatgtttAGTATGTGTaccaataaaaaagaaatatattttccatagGACTTTGACCTTCTTATCCTACATGAGAGAGTCCTTGCCCTGGCCCGCATATTCCGGAGGGACCTGCTTGTGTTTGAAGATGACGTTGACCTTATGAGGGCAAACAGACATCAGGCTTACCGCCAATTCACACTTTGGAGTTATGGAAGGCTTGGGGCTGGGGACAGGAGGGTGATTCCTTCATGCTGTGTCTGGCGTATCAGGGACATGTTTCCTGATCCGTTTGGCCAGTACAAGGGATATATTCGCAGTCGCCTCGGCTAGAGTTATGGAAACAGCTTGCTGCTTTTTGTGCTTATTTATGTGAAAAGCCATTTATAATTCCATAAATCTAAAATTGAACCTGTAGTCTTTCTATAACATCCTTTGGTaacaatattaatttctttACTTTTGAATATCTTTCTGTTGAAAATGAATCTTATATTTATCTGAGACCATGCTGgaaataataaagttgttttgtattaaaagGATCATCAATTATCAGCAAAGTCACAACATCACAAGTCAGGTTAAAGGTTTATtgttcaaacaaacaaactactatttcaaaaaataatcatgcatACCATCTTATATCAGCTCTTCATAATTATTGCTAATTTTTTTCAGATCTGCTCTGTGACACTTTGCTCTCCTTTTCATAATGCCATTATGTTATGTTGACTTTGCCTTCaatcattaaagctgcactctcacagactgaactTCTTCacaactttttgtcttggaacgaggcAATTTTTGCTATATAAGGCtgtaaagaattttttttcgCAAATTCTATATTAGgttaaaaaaagatgtttaatgcattttttcttgaatCGTTAGTAACGGGTTAGccatttaacattaattttcgaggGGAAATACGAATCTGTGGTCTGATCTTTTggcagcaatcttttatcattggtttgcagatattggTGCCAAAAATCTTTTAAAGAccaaaaaaaatagttgtaaaattggtatatctttgaaagtgcagctttaatttcactttcaatatcttttgaataactgttattgatattattttgtcTGACTTTGAGATTCCCATGTGCCATGTACATACACTttcttttcactttttttttacacattACAACCGACTTGTTGTATTGCACCAGCATGACCCTAAAGGtacttgctcatgttttataCCAAACATTAGTTTTCTCTGTTATGGGTTTAGAAAATTGTTTTATCGTATTTATCGAAAAACCGAtgccttaaccacaaggccacaaGGAAGTAACCAAAGAAGTTGATATTTTGACATCCTAACACTGAATTGATAATATCCAatgataatgtcaataaaccaatcacacaacaacaaagctgtAATAAAGGAACAAAATGAACTGATTTTGATGACACTTTATTTCTTCATactaaaaaagtgcatttttgcaaaaacatgagcgagtacctttaatCATTGTACATAAGATTTTCCATTAAACACATGTAACTgattgaagtattttatgtacaGTGTATAAAGTAAAtcaaacttgttttaatttgcctctACAAATGTTCagttaagtgttgttgttttttttttattcttgaacaagattatttgtttcagttaaCTTTGGAAATCTCTcttttgtaaagatatttacattttttgaagTATAGTATAGTCttgtatagaaaataaaatatttcaactactTTTTGcctttcaaattgtttttcagTGGATCAATGGAGTATTAAAATGCTATTATCTAGGAGCATTTAGATTTTTCCTGACAATAATTTATTGACCAAATATGTAGTGTCTCAACTCAAAATAAAAGTGCTTTCAGCTTATCAGTGGATTTCGGGTCATATTTATCACAGTGAGCAATAAGGAGCCATTACTTTAGGTGTTTGGCAATATGTTAaacagaaaatgtcttttttaaaatctCAGTTCAAATGAAAGAACTTCACACCCTGGATCATGACACCAAATGACATGTCATTTTAACTAGAAGAATGACTTATTGTTGACTTATGACAATGACTTATTTGATTTGGATGACAAAAGTCACTGCACCTTGCATAAATGAGAACAAATTTTGGACATGactaaactaaataaataaaagctaaCAAACATGACTTGGAAGCAATGAATGAAGGAATCAGGTTTCCCTGAAATAACTATAACTGTCTGCAGAAGGTCGGGGTATCAATAAATGATTTCTTTGGCCAAGTGCAGCTTAGAAATTCTATGGTATCAGTTTTACAGTTGGTAGTAATAATTAAAACTagtaaaacaagagatgtttgtcaagcattatgcccccctcccccccccccaagcgCCATTATGTCAGGATTATATTTGggcaatttaataaaatatgcatggacctcaAAAtcagggccatgggtgcaggcagtgtcaagttattacacagacaagctttttgcattaaagctcactgtgaccttgaccttatgaccccttaaattaaaaggggtcatctacaggtcaggcccaatccCCTAGTCATTTCGATGATCATAGGTCTACgctttgttgagatatcactgggagaagctttCTTACCTTTTTCAAGtgaaaggtcactgtgaccatgacctttgacccaatgaaaCCCAACATCAacaggggtcatcaactggtcaggccctatCTTCCTGTCAAGttgtccaggaattgtcaagtttgctttcaaggtcactgtgaccttgacctttgacttgaTGACCCCAAagtcaataggggccatctactgatCACACCCAACCTACACGTTTTAGGGCCATGTGTGCAGAAAttatcactgtgaccttgacctttaacctgaTGATCCCTAAAAgcattaggggtcatctactggtcaggcccagcttcaatgtcaagtttgatgaccataggtctagccATTGGTGattaatcactcggacaagctttaataTCCTTTTACCATTATCTTCAGGTCAAGTTTGGTGACCATCCTTCAAGGAATTGTCGAGtcatcactcggacaagctttggtctaccgacggactgacatgtgcaaagcaatatacccctgttcttcgaagggggggggcataataacaCAATTTCTTACAAGTAGTCATAGCTAAATATAGGAGAACAGCTTTATCTGACTTTATTTCACACAATATAAAAATGAGATCAAAAAGCAATAACTATAATTGTCTCTTAGTAAAAACTAAATTCAGGTTCAGATTCTGTCCGCACGATTATCTATGTCTACACTTCCTGCCCTTTTCGTCATTGCCTCAAAACATCATATGTTCATTGTCTTCACTTAAAGCGTGACTTCTGCTCTAGAACGATCTCCTTTGTGGCCTTAGGGGATAATGGGGCCAGATTCTTTGAAATCCGCCTGGGGTCCCCCTCCTTCAGCACCCTTTTCTGGCTCATCCCAACCCGGTCATCCAGTCTCAGCCTCAAAGCCCTTTTCAGCATTGTCCTTatatattggtattttttttgttctttaactGGATACACTGACCATCGACcgctttttttgttaaataccCGTCTCAATCTGCAAAGTTAGTCATAACAAAACCAGAATGATACAGGGGCCAAATGGATAGCATGCAAGGCAGTGGGAGTAAAATGCTTGTAAGAATAATGATTGAAGTGTCAGTTCACAAACACATTCAAAAAATGATTAGCATGTTTAATTGTGTAAGTGAACTTTTGCTATGAAAGCAAATTTACTCTGGTTCACCCCATCAAATATTAAAGCTgtgatatttgattttgataaaaaggcaTGTTTATTCCATATTGGTTTTGATCAATGAGAAAAAACATTACCTTTGTTAAAATCTTACATTCTGAATGACTCTGAATTTTATGCAAAATCTAATGGCATACCTCATTGATCCATTTTTGTTGAATTGTACTGACCGATCCTGATGCAGGTTATGATTCAGTGCAGCTAACAAATTTCTCATTCGGTACACAGGTGGTGTGTAGGCGAAGCGCTTTGCACAATACATCAAAAGATGTTGGTGAAAGCCTTCCAGTTCTGCAGTGCTTCTGGAAAATCAGATaccatatttatatacaattgttcaaccatatatatacaacaatgtGGCTTTTATGTCAGAACTATGTGAACAGTTCTGGGTCATGCCACAGATGCTACATGGAAAGTGTATAATTATAAAGGTTGCCCAGTTGTTTCAGAGGCTATGTCGGTTAAAATGAAAAGGTTTAAATTATATGGTCATTGGCCATTGGATCCAATCATAAGGTAATGAAAATGAAGTGAACTTTTGTTACCTGAACTTCAGATAGTAGGCAACTTTCTTTAGTAGACGTTTGTCCATCACCACAGAAGAAAGGTCCTTCAGAACTGCAGAATTTTTGATCCTGTGCAGCCATGGCTTGTCACGATCTTCTGCGGCCAGTGGACCGTGGTGGCATTCATTACAGCCATCATCCCCATAAGATATGAGCCATTCGTGCTCATCTGTGACATGGTGTAGCACACTCACCCATATTCCCTgaatacatagaaaacaaaagCTTAACATTCTGAAAAATACTATGAATTTCAATTTCACCAAGATACATGAGTTTTTCTGCAACACAACTTTTTCTTTGACCTTTTTATCTATGattaatttcattcatttgccatcattatttttttctcagtaTCCAAACACAAATAAAGTACATGTAACACATCAAGAAAGAACTGCACAAATTACCATGCGGTAACGGCTAGCACATTCAGGAGCCTGATGTGCAAAATTCACCAtgatattttgatcaaataatcTGAGGACCCACCTTATCTCCCAGTGCTAATAAAAGTGGGTAAGCTGTCAGTTGCTTGCAGCAAAACTAAGGAATGCACTGGTAATGGAGCCCAGGTAGATCCGTTTTAAACTGgcaatgcattaaaatgaacaaaGCTGTCAATAAGGCTTGTGACCCTACAACACCAAATTATCTTGTGCATGTATCTCTCTTTACAGTGATCACAGaggaaaaacattttaagcagACTCTACCTTAAACTGGGCCTCAGTTTCCGCAACCTTGCATGCATACCAGAAATGGTTCACTATGTCTTTGATCCAATCTCTCAGGATGCGGTTGTCCTTCTTCAGAGAGAGCTGAAAGGAAAATTTTATAAGATAATAATGTTATCAATACATAACAATTGAAATTCACACTTAGTTATAGGAGtcaataaatgcatgtatatattgagcaaacttatattgtatttaCCTTCGTCAGCTTTTTGCCTAAATTTTTGGCCACATGCCAAATATCATGCGAGTGGAAAATACCCTTCTGCTCTTTGTTATCTGTACCTGAACAAGTCATATAATCAATAAAGTTATAGAAATAGCATCAAGTTAGAACATACATTACTTTAAAGGTTAAACTTGACATTAAATGAACTTCAAGTACACTGCCAGACACTTGGAACATATAAGCAGCGAACCGCTAGATAATGCTATATAACTCATTTAGAGCTTTGTTAAGACGccttaaaaacaatttttaatttcttaCTCATCATGGCAGTGATTCCCAGTGATTACACAAACATCTTTGTCCAGCAGCTCTTCAAGGCAGGCTTTCAGTGCTTTTTTCTCCATGGCAGCAGATTTCCTATCAGTTTCACGTTTTTCCATGGTCTTCAAGGTTAGAATTTTCTTGGAATCATTCTCCATCAAGGTGTAGGAGCAGTACTGGGCACAATGGCCTGGGCTGTCATTACATCCATCTCCTGAAAAGGCAGAATACAGATGGACATTATGTGTGTGTCCTTATTACCTTTTTGCCACATGTCTAAATTAAGCAACATACCCTTTAACTGTAAAATTGAAAGTTAAGTGATATGCATTTTTGACTGAAATCCTTgtgttttaatcatgtttaacaAATTTCCCAAAAAGTAGGGTAATACaatctaaatggtttgtttcacTGGCCCAAATAAAGGATTGACTGTTGTAATTGTCTCAGATATAGACTGTTTCTGTCTGATTATCTATATGCATAAATCAAGATAAAACATTTGTGCACAGATTTATTAGATATTCATGGCAATTTTTAATAGCGTTGATAAAAACATTGAAgctaaaaatcaaattgaaacagacagccaaaaaaaaacatagagtgacataaaaagacataaaatgtattgtataGTTACCAAGAACTATGACATCTTGGCCATGAAATGACTGTATTAGATCCTGTTGATGTTCTTGCCAGTAACTGTCAACTGTTGGTACCAAGTAAGCTCCCTGAACACGGAAGAACTGTTGTTCTGAAGGAAACTTTAACTTTAGCATATCAGCCCAAAGCTTCAGTTTGCTGAAGTTGTTCCCTGACAAAACTGTAGTGGCAGATATCAGGAAGTCGCCACTGTGCACTCTGCGATTCAGAAGGGGCTGGGAACACCATCGGCCATTGCTGTGACCCTCTTTACAAACCTGGttgttgaaaaaatgaacaaaactaagCTTACATTCAGTTTTGTTGATCAGTGACAACATTTGAGGCTAAAGTGTATCAGGGCATACACAGAACTAAGCACAATCGAAcaatttaaaatcatgaacatgtAAAAAATCTTGATTATGTTCATGTTATGTGTCGAGTGAAATCTTATAAACATGTAGGGTGTGACATGAGCCTTttactatgtattttttaaagctgcgatctcacagattgaaccctttgttaaaaaaaatattttgttgtggAACAAGCAAATTTATGCAGAAAAGGCATGggaaccagtgataaaagactgctgacaaaaaaaaaatcaaagcacaACTTTTCAttcttaagtttaaaaaatctGTTATCTGATGTtatgtcagcaatcttatatcagtggtttacagatatttacacaaagattggctcattcaaaggcaaaaaatgttgtcaaaatggtaaatctgtgagagtgcagctttaaaatacaaattggaaattataaacaagagctgtcacagagacagcgcgttcgactattccaccgcttttcagtgcaaggattgaaaagttttggcgaaacatgcatgggtcactgttagattagatttcaatgcaatacatgatgtgcggagatatttaacataaatgtggttacatgcaaaattttaactagaatttttaagtgtaataataaagggccattatttgcaaaacacagttatctaacttgattattcaattaggttgggtggttgaataccattgtataaattctcaatacaatacatcaagtacttgctgagatattatcctatgtgtgctaacatgcaagaccttaaccagaatttctaagtcgcataataaaggggcaaaaattatataataaaaaagatagagttatcttacttgattaaaaaagaaggttaaatggttgggagcctgtgtgtaaagttacAATGCAacacatgatgtatttgctgaagcattgacttaaaagtggtttcatgcaaaaccttaaccagaatttctaagtcaaataataaaggcatatTATTGGCATTacatgcaaagtagagttataaaacttggttaattaattaggttggatggttgagtaccattgtataaagtctcaatgcaatacctgaagtagttgctgagatattaacctatgtgtgcttgcacgcaaaaccttaaccaacgggtgacgccgacgcttggatgagtagtatagctctccttatttttcgaatagtcgagctaaaatgaCATGTTTTGTCATGTGTTGACATGCTGTGTAAACTTACCCATTCAAGATAGACAGCTGATCCCTTGTAGGTGTCTTTAATCTCCACCTCATGAGATTTACAGGTTCTGCATGCTGGCACTGCTCTGCTGGCTAGAATCTTCAGCTGGTCCATGAAAACGAGCAAAGTATCATCTTCACATAAAACACCAATGTCACCATCTGATTTTATGTGATTAACTCCATCAACCAAATCAGTCAGATCTTCTTCATCGCTGTCTTCAACCATCTCCACAATATCCCTGTCAAGCTCAATTTCTTCATACGAGACATCTGGACAATCCTTCAAATAAGGAGGGCTGAACAGGGTTCGACACTAAcagtagtccggtagtccgagacTACCAGATTTAAGGTCGGACTACAagacattttaagtcaatagtccGTCGGACTTCTaaaagaaagtaaatatcacatcagttaattgagcataaaatctttattacgcTTAAACTTGCGTAAAATTTGATGTCAAGAAGCCGATTATCACC is from Mya arenaria isolate MELC-2E11 chromosome 9, ASM2691426v1 and encodes:
- the LOC128202909 gene encoding uncharacterized protein LOC128202909; this translates as MHMTHMTSTPCQGYIPQHSQKTPSVSEVSAPETDSEIMSGIEVLKSSDESSTQHSPEKRPSKQKLQSSSFVNPLDITLDCTFSDTDESLTDDPDYEPSFALTAVLPPYLKDCPDVSYEEIELDRDIVEMVEDSDEEDLTDLVDGVNHIKSDGDIGVLCEDDTLLVFMDQLKILASRAVPACRTCKSHEVEIKDTYKGSAVYLEWVCKEGHSNGRWCSQPLLNRRVHSGDFLISATTVLSGNNFSKLKLWADMLKLKFPSEQQFFRVQGAYLVPTVDSYWQEHQQDLIQSFHGQDVIVLGDGCNDSPGHCAQYCSYTLMENDSKKILTLKTMEKRETDRKSAAMEKKALKACLEELLDKDVCVITGNHCHDDVWQCTDNKEQKGIFHSHDIWHVAKNLGKKLTKLSLKKDNRILRDWIKDIVNHFWYACKVAETEAQFKGIWVSVLHHVTDEHEWLISYGDDGCNECHHGPLAAEDRDKPWLHRIKNSAVLKDLSSVVMDKRLLKKVAYYLKFRSTAELEGFHQHLLMYCAKRFAYTPPVYRMRNLLAALNHNLHQDRSVQFNKNGSMRLRRVFNKKSGRWSVYPVKEQKKYQYIRTMLKRALRLRLDDRVGMSQKRVLKEGDPRRISKNLAPLSPKATKEIVLEQKSRFK
- the LOC128246854 gene encoding P2X purinoceptor 7-like, with translation MADIICQAINFDPSLMMHVMQPAARQPGGYHPQPGDAVPNWCICGRCREMPTQSERRCCGKAKCLSLYPDFDLLILHERVLALARIFRRDLLVFEDDVDLMRANRHQAYRQFTLWSYGRLGAGDRRVIPSCCVWRIRDMFPDPFGQYKGYIRSRLG